The genomic interval GGCTGGCTGGTCCAGTGGCCGTCGGTGAGTCTCTGGCAGACAATCGTCAATCCGTTGACCTCGGGATTCGCAAGCTATGCGATCCTGCGCACGTTCGCAGTCGCGACGTGGCAGGGCGCGGGTCACGTCGCCAACTCGGCGTTGGTGGTGCTCATCTGCCTCGGCGCCTCACTGCCGCTCTACATGTTCATCAGCGGGTTGCTCGGCTGGGACCGTGCGAGTCTCGCTGAATTCCGCGATGCGGCCGAACTGGTGCCAGCACCATTCGGCGGAATCGCAACCTGGGCGCATCGCGTGACCAGCTACGCTTCGAGTCTGAGTCCACTGAATAATCGCTTCCCGGGGCGGCTGATCACCGAAGCCGCCGAGGAAGCCGGCACGCTGACAGCATTGAAAGCGGAGATGCACTGATTGCTGCGCGTCTTTGCAGCCTCGGATTGACCAAAAGTTAGCGCGCGTACTCTTGTCCCCTCTCCTTATCCTAGGAGAGGGAACTGAACGTTGACTACTTGTTAATGCGTTCTGAGAAGAAGATTCGATTGCCGAACGGATCTATCACGCCCATGGTGCGCACGTTCCAGGGCATCGTCTCGATGCCCGGGCGGTAGTAGCGATATTTCTTCGCCGTCAGTTCCGCGTGCAGATCGTCGAGGCCGGTCAGGTAAACCGTGACATGGATGCCGGGGGAGCCGTCGCCGTGATGCTCGCTCAGGTAGAACACCATGCCGTCGCGCGACACTCGCATCAAAAGCGGAGCGTTGTCGTCGAAACGATGCTCCCAATCCAGCTTGAAGCCGAGGAAATCCAAGTAGAACTCGCGCGCTTTCTCGACCGAGAAGATTCGAAACGTCGGAACGATCGATTCGAATCGTACCGCCACGCTATCGCGCGCGCCGAAAGGCCGCGAACATTTCCTCGAACTTCGCGACGCGTTCCTGGATCGAGCTCGTGCGCTGCACGCCGAGGAAGAATTGCACCAGCTCTTCGTGCCCCACCTGGCCGCCCGGGCTCATCACTTCGACCAGCTCCTCGATGAGCGCGGGAAACTTCTCGCTCGGGATGTAGTAGTTGGCCCAGCCGAAATTGCAGTGGCGATGGAGGATTTTCGCGATGGTCTTTTCCAGCAGCTCGCGCCGTCCCGCACCATGTTCTTGTTCGTCGTTCAATCGATAGTCCTCCGATGAGAATCACGCGTCAGGCGCCTTTCTTCACCTCGGCGCTCGGCTGGTCATCAGCCCACTGTATCTTGCGATAATCGAAGCGCATGCTCTCGATTATGTTGAACTTGATAATCTCAAAGTACGGCGAAAGATCGAAGTCACGCGGCGTCACCAGGGTCGGCGAAACCATCCTGAGCCGCCCCAGCGCCTGATGCTGCGTTGCCTTCGATCCAATCGGCCATAGCTTGCGCACCTTGGTGACCGCGATCGGCTCGCCTTCGGGTGTTTGCTCGTACTTCGGGATAATCGGAAATCGCACCCGTGCAAAGCATCCCGCAATCAGGCTGGAGCATATCACGCGCGTCGGCTCGCCGCTGCCAAATTGCAGGGCTTTGCGGCGCAGTCGCGCCGGCACCAGGCTGACCGGCAGGAAGTAGCGCGCGAGGTCGACAACGTTGCGCACATCATAGGTATCGCCCACGCTACGCAGCGCTTCGTCGATAACTTCGGCCCCGTCGGCGCTCGAGAGCCGGAACGGTCGGCATACGCGCAGATTGAAGTTGCGATACTTGCTCATCGGCGCGAGGATCACGCCCTGATCGACCAGCGCCTCGACCAGCAGATGAGCAGCGTCCTCGCCAAATTCCTTGTGCAGCTCGGCTTTCTTTTCAGGATGGCGTCTGAGATATGCGTCGCCGATATAAATCGCCGAATGCGACCACGAACTCTGTGTCAGGTACTTGATGCATTGGCTGATGCGCTCGTTGCCTTCGACCAAAATAACGTCGCCGGGATGGACATGGCGGCGCAACGCGACGATGTCATTAGCAATGTGGAGTTCGTAACTTTTGAGCGGTTTGGTCAGGAGCCCGATGGCGGCATCGGTGAGCTTGCCAGTAATCCATTTTAGCGGATTTCTCGTCGCGCCGGACGCCATCGCGATGCCCCTCCGGCGCCGGGACTCTACGACCTGTTCCGGCGCTTCATCGGCCCTGAATTGACTATACGGAGGATTGTCTTTCGGAGACAAGCAACGTGCGGTGCGATTCCGGTTGGAGCGCCAGACTGATTTGCACATACTTCAGGCGCGCGTATATTCGGCGCTCGGAGGATTTCAGAGGATGCAGGTAAAGCTCGAACCCGCGGTGGTGCGGGGATTCCGATTCGCCGGCGTCGCGGCAGGAATCAAGAAGGCAGAGGGAGCGCTCGACCTGGGACTTATCGCCGCCGACGAGCCGGCCGCGGCCGCGGCGGTATTCAGCGCAAATCGTGTCAAATCCGCCACGATATACGTTACCGCCGACCGTGTTCGCTCAGGCCGCCTGCAGGCGGTGATCGTGAACTCGGGATGCGCCAACAGCTTCACGGGCAAGCCGGGACTGAAGCTCGCCATCGATTCGTGCGCGGCAGTTGCCAAGCTGCTGGGAATCAAGGCGGAGCTGGTAGTGCCGAACTCAACCGGAGTCATCGGGCATCTTTACGATCTCGGCAATTATGCGGCGGGCGCCGGGGCGGCCGTGAATCAACTTCGCGAAGATGGGATGGCCGACTTCGCGCGCGCGATCATGACTACCGATACGCGGCCGAAGACCGCTTCGACGACGCTGAGAGTTGGCGGCGAGACGATAACGATCGCGGGAGCGGTGAAGGGCGTCGGCATGTTGTCGCCGAACATGGCGACGATGCTCGGCTATATCGTGACCGACGCGGCGATCGCGCCTACTGCGCTCAAGCGATCGCTCAAGGCTGCGCTGCCCACCAGCTTCAATGCGATCACGGTCGATGGCGACATGTCGACCAACGATACGGTGATCCTGCTCGCAAGCGGCGCCGCAAAGAACCGCGCGTTCACGCCGCGCGACTCCGCAGCGTTCGACAAGGCGCTGACCGAAGTTTCACAGGCTCTTGCACGCGAGCTGGTGCGCGACGGCGAAGGCGCTACCAAGCTCGTGAGCATCGAGGTGCGCGGCGCCAAGTCGGCCTCGGACGCGCAGCGCGCGGCGCGGCAGATCGCGAATTCACCGCTGGTCAAGACGGCGTTCTTTGGATGCGATCCCAATGTGGGCCGAATCCTGATGGCGGCGGGATCGTCGGGCGCGATGGTCGAATCGGAGAAGCTCGTGCTGTTCATCGGCGGGACCAAGGTCGCGTCGGGGGGGCGTCTGCTTACCGAAGCGCTCGACGAGGCGGGACGCGCGATGAAGGAAGCCGAGTTCACTGTGCTGCTCGATCTCAAGCTCGGCAAGGCCTCGGCCAAGATCCTCACCTGCGATCTGAGCTACGACTACGTAAAGATCAACGCCGAGTACACGACTTGAGGTTGCGTCGTGTGCGGACCGCTCAATAGAATCGCGACGCGAGGGAGGTTCGATCACAGTGGCAAATTTCGTGAAAGTCGCGGCGGTAGCCGATGTTCCCGCGGGCACCGGCAAGGTCATCGAAGCGGGCGGCAAGCAGATCGCGATCTTCAACGCGGGCGCCAATTTCTATGCGATCGACAACGCCTGTAAGCATCGCGGCGGCCCGCTCGGCGAAGGCGAGCTCGACGGCACGACGGTAGTCTGCCCATGGCACGGATGGGAGTACGACGTGACGACGGGCGCCAATCTCGACGATCCCAAGATCAAGGTCGGCTGCTATCCGGTGAAGGTCGAAGGCGACAACGTCCTGGTCGAAGTTTAATCTCCGCGTTCTGAAAATCCTAAAAAAATAGTAGGGTTGGCGTCCCTGCCCGCCATTGAGATGCGCGAGCCGTAGGGCTCGCGC from Candidatus Binataceae bacterium carries:
- a CDS encoding YiiX/YebB-like N1pC/P60 family cysteine hydrolase produces the protein MASGATRNPLKWITGKLTDAAIGLLTKPLKSYELHIANDIVALRRHVHPGDVILVEGNERISQCIKYLTQSSWSHSAIYIGDAYLRRHPEKKAELHKEFGEDAAHLLVEALVDQGVILAPMSKYRNFNLRVCRPFRLSSADGAEVIDEALRSVGDTYDVRNVVDLARYFLPVSLVPARLRRKALQFGSGEPTRVICSSLIAGCFARVRFPIIPKYEQTPEGEPIAVTKVRKLWPIGSKATQHQALGRLRMVSPTLVTPRDFDLSPYFEIIKFNIIESMRFDYRKIQWADDQPSAEVKKGA
- a CDS encoding Rieske (2Fe-2S) protein; protein product: MANFVKVAAVADVPAGTGKVIEAGGKQIAIFNAGANFYAIDNACKHRGGPLGEGELDGTTVVCPWHGWEYDVTTGANLDDPKIKVGCYPVKVEGDNVLVEV
- the argJ gene encoding bifunctional glutamate N-acetyltransferase/amino-acid acetyltransferase ArgJ; translated protein: MQVKLEPAVVRGFRFAGVAAGIKKAEGALDLGLIAADEPAAAAAVFSANRVKSATIYVTADRVRSGRLQAVIVNSGCANSFTGKPGLKLAIDSCAAVAKLLGIKAELVVPNSTGVIGHLYDLGNYAAGAGAAVNQLREDGMADFARAIMTTDTRPKTASTTLRVGGETITIAGAVKGVGMLSPNMATMLGYIVTDAAIAPTALKRSLKAALPTSFNAITVDGDMSTNDTVILLASGAAKNRAFTPRDSAAFDKALTEVSQALARELVRDGEGATKLVSIEVRGAKSASDAQRAARQIANSPLVKTAFFGCDPNVGRILMAAGSSGAMVESEKLVLFIGGTKVASGGRLLTEALDEAGRAMKEAEFTVLLDLKLGKASAKILTCDLSYDYVKINAEYTT
- a CDS encoding glyoxalase superfamily protein; this encodes MAVRFESIVPTFRIFSVEKAREFYLDFLGFKLDWEHRFDDNAPLLMRVSRDGMVFYLSEHHGDGSPGIHVTVYLTGLDDLHAELTAKKYRYYRPGIETMPWNVRTMGVIDPFGNRIFFSERINK